In a genomic window of Malassezia japonica chromosome 4, complete sequence:
- a CDS encoding uncharacterized protein (EggNog:ENOG503P7QH), with protein sequence MPDWHDAPPAYEEALQSSVAGDTSTSSHGANTSGALAPPLPPRTQQPSPAPSTPQPGTPVQYAPSPRPPASPVPAAQRAGPLPTYTHQPGHPLLNEGRLLVYPVHKGRCEKCGNTGYKGGDPSRPCSRCWRKYGRAYSGALKQAYEGTGLASVLQGMSLQRPLPGAVNYTHPNMVHQGTQPVGYVANQSYMPYAPYAPYRPAAQYVPPAAAQAPAEPERFPEDQHSSAPPRYEQASASDKPLPDQQYPQQHAPPPQAPQVPQPVPAPQPMPGGWGAAQPAPMGPTHYWPGYAPPPGAVRVMPGDPRIGGILCPECYGSGDDDGIVSLFLGGGDCRRCGGTGRIGHGGYV encoded by the coding sequence ccggcgtacgaagaggcgctgcaaaGCAGTGTCGCCGGGGACACGAGCACAAGCTCGCACGGAGCGAACACGAGCGGTGCGCTCGCACCGCCGCTACCACCCCGCACCCAGCAGccatcgcctgcgccgtcgacTCCGCAACCCGGCACGCCCGTGCAGTATGcaccgtcgccgcggccgcctgcaTCGCCTGTGCCTGCTGCGCAGAGAGCCGGGCCGCTGCCTACCTATACGCACCAGCCCGGACACCCGTTGCTGAACGAAGGGCGGCTGCTTGTCTATCCCGTCCACAAAGGCCGCTGTGAAAAGTGCGGCAACACGGGGTACAAAGGCGGCGACCCCTCGCGCCCGTGTTCGCGGTGCTGGCGCAAGTACGGGCGTGCAtacagcggcgcgctgaaGCAGGCGTACGAAGGCACGGGCCTTGCCTCTGTCCTGCAAGGCATGTCGCTGCAGCGCCCCCTGCCCGGCGCAGTGAACTATACGCATCCCAACATGGTGCACCAAGGCACGCAGCCAGTCGGGTACGTGGCGAACCAGTCGTACATGCCCTATGCGCCCTACGCGCCCTACCGCCCTGCCGCGCAGTACGTCCCTCCGGCAGCGGCTcaggcgcctgccgagcccgagcgctTCCCCGAGGACCAGCACTCGTCCGCCCCGCCGCGGTACGAgcaggcgagcgcgagcgatAAGCCGCTTCCCGACCAGCAGTATCCGCAGCagcatgcgccgccgccgcaggcgccgcaggtGCCGCAGCCCGTCCCGGCTCCGCAGCCGATGCCAGGCGGgtggggcgcggcgcagccggcgcccATGGGCCCGACGCACTACTGGCCCGGCTACGCCCCCCCGCCCGGTGCGGTGCGTGTGATGCCCGGCGACCCTCGTATCGGGGGTATTCTGTGCCCCGAGTGCTACGGCTCTGGCGACGATGATGGCATCGTCTCGCTgttcctcggcggcggcgactgTCGCCGCTGTGGTGGGACGGGCCGCATCGGCCATGGTGGATACGTTTAG
- a CDS encoding uncharacterized protein (EggNog:ENOG503NVBI; COG:T), protein MSVRRGAAPKRAASPESSEAVKRREVAEARMYSVGGDLFQDGEKFHWKKKEAQASAAGLSREDAERRERERRTEAMHEVERLNARRMQRERERRAREQEKAHAARTSESAATDWAAKEDQFHLEQAKLRASIRVRENRAQPIDVLVMHWMWARPSDGASSDEDDGAEAELAEPTALFSSLLPTELAELHQDIQSFVQLERDRDAIEFWRHMLIVCDDRLRTQRGEASGAHVDASIVAETDAMLAAKSADELYDLQCQVRAKLRSGEPLDVEYWESLLRRIVVWRSVARLREVHARVLDHRIAHLQRRQRKEGRRQQTEMALELEEHTPAEAQLHETWDADMEPAPRDPGQLSYAERRLPVLTVAEQRRALVEARRRILRAAFVPRRRPRDEADAQETVADQMFRIESERALGVEEETFNEDVSLGAPVYQWQDKYRARKPRYFNRVHTGYEWNKYNQTHYDAENPPPKVVQGYKFNIFYPDLIDSTKAPSYKILREKGSDTALLRFSAGPPYEDIAFRIVDREWEFSHRKGFRCTFERGILQLYFNFKRLKYRK, encoded by the exons ATgtcggtgcggcgcggcgcggcgccgaaacgcgccgcctcgccggagTCCAGCGAGGCGGTGAAGCGGCGAGaagtcgccgaggcgcgcatgtACTCCGTTGGCGGCGATCTGTTCCAGGACGGCGAAAAATTTCACTGGAAAAaaaaagaggcgcaggcgtcggccgccggcctCTCGCGCGAAGAcgcggagcggcgcgagcgcgagcggcggacCGAGGCCATGCACGAGGTGGAGCGCCTGAATGCGCGGCGTATGCAGCGCGAAcgtgagcggcgcgcgcgcgagcaggaaaaggcgcacgccgcacgcacgtccgagtcggcggcgacggaTTGGGCGGCCAAAGAGGACCAGTtccacctcgagcaggcgaagctgcgcgcatcgatccgcgtgcgcgagaACCGCGCGCAGCCAATTGACGTGCTCGTGATGCACTGGATGTgggcgcgcccgagcgacggcgcgtccagcgacgaggacgacggcgcagaggccgagctcgcggagcCGACTGCGCTCTTTTCGTCGCTGCTCCCGACggagcttgccgagctccaCCAGGATATACAGTCGTTTGTGCaactcgagcgcgaccgcgacgcgatCGAGTTCTGGCGGCACATGCTGATCGTCTGCGACGACCGGCTGcgtacgcagcgcggcgaggcgagcggcgcgcacgtcgacgcgtcgatcgTCGCCGAGACCGACGCGATGCTCGCGGCCAAGtcggccgacgagctgtaCGACCTGCAGTGCCAGGTGCGTGCCAAGCTGCGCTCCGGCGAGCCACTCGACGTAGAGTACTGGGagtcgctgctgcggcgcattgtcgtctggcgcagcgtcgcgcggctgcgcgaaGTGCACGCGCGTGTGCTGGACcaccgcatcgcgcacctccagcggcggcagcggaaggaagggcggcggcagcagACCGagatggcgctcgagctcgaggagcacacgcccgccgaggcgcagctgcacgagaCGTGGGACGCGGACAtggagcctgcgccgcgcgatcCTGGCCAGCTGTCgtacgccgagcggcggctgcCGGTGCTCACggtggccgagcagcgccgcgcgctggtcgaggcgcggcggcgcatcctgCGGGCGGCCTTTGTcccccggcggcgcccgcgcgaCGAAGCCGATGCTCAAGAGACCGTCGCCGACCAAATGTTCCGCATCGAgtcggagcgcgcgctcggcgtggaggAGGAGACGTTCAACGAGGACGTgagcctcggcgcgcctgtATACCAGTGGCAGGACAAGTACCGAGCACGCAAGCCGCGTTACTTTAATCGCGTGCACACCGGCTACGAGTGGAACAAGTACAACCAGACCCACTACGACGCGGAGAATCCCCCGCCCAAGGTCGTCCAGGGCTACAAGTTTAACATTTTCTATCCCGACCTGATCGACAGCACCAAGGCGCCGTCGTACAAGATTTTGCGCGAAAAAGGgagcgacacggcgctgctgcgaTTCAGTGCGGGGCCGCCGTACGAGGACATTGCGTTCCGCAtcgtcgaccgcgagtGGGAGTTCTCGCACCGCAAGGGGTTCCGCTGCACGTTTGAGCGCGGCATCCTCCAGCTGTATT TCAATTTTAAGCGCCTAAAGTACAGAAAGTAG
- a CDS encoding uncharacterized protein (COG:S; EggNog:ENOG503P7FY) codes for MSRGQASDASAAPPRELLQSSVGKPLRIGVTYKSFAAPSYDAQDDAVVGRLWAYDQALDVVVLETGRAGALPASLRRAAASAAYDAPNSGRGAAPATTGFKLVQGRCIARVDILSDEEYAASHGTHGLSTVASVPVAAMEARDAAATKRSLERAQQIGPKEAGELGQGIFDALSKTYIIVLDEVVVSPPTYDTSSTYVPNLAREHIDKLLEGVDIPADEAPSVDRAHAKAQTWQRVTKVLEGVRRKLLPTLAP; via the exons ATGTCTCGCGGAcaggcgagcgacgcatcCGCGGCCCCTCCCCGTGAGCTGTTGCAATCAAGTGTGGGTAAGCCGCTTCGTATTGGCGTGACGTACAAGAGCTTTGCTGCGCCGAGCTATGACGCACAGGACGATGCCGTAGTGGGCCGCCTCTGGGCTTACGACCAGGCCCTGGACGTggtcgtgctcgagacggGCCGTGCAGGTGCGCTTCCCGCGTCcctgcgccgtgccgcggcctcggctgcgtacgatgcgccgaattcgggccgcggcgcggcgcctgccaCGACCGGTTTCAAGCTGGTCCAGGGCCGCtgcatcgcgcgcgtcgacatTCTCAGCGATGAGGAGTACGCAGCATCACATGGCACGCATGGCCTGTCGACCGTCGCCAGTGTCCCTGTCGCAGCGAtggaggcgcgcgacgcggcggcgaccaaGCGcagcctcgagcgcgcacAGCAGATCGGGCCGAAGGAGgccggcgagctcggccaggGAATCTTTGACGCGCTGAGCAAGACGTAC ATTATTGTGCTCGACGAAGTGGTCgtctcgccgccgacctACGATACCAGCTCGACCTACGTGCCGAatctcgcgcgcgagcacaTTGATAAACTACTGGAAGGTGTGGATATTCCTGCAGACGAGGCCCCGAGTGTCGACCGTGCGCATGCCAAGGCTCAGACGTGGCAGCGTGTGACAAAAGTG CTCGAGGGCGTCCGCCGCAAGCTCCTTCCGACGCTCGCACCGTAG
- a CDS encoding uncharacterized protein (EggNog:ENOG503P78W; COG:C), which produces MSSVLSKAFPAVVKEIRLHLSPTGTGSAGARKFLETNYKTIKQNNPNLPFLVREAEKTPARLIMRMERGAERDVDINALEPRAIEKKIAELLK; this is translated from the exons ATGAGCTCTGTCCTGTCGAAAGCGTTTCCCGCGGTGGTGAAGGAGATCCGTCTGCACCTGTCGCCTACGGGCACGGGTAGCGCGGGTGCTCG GAAATTCCTCGAGACGAACTACAAGACGATCAAGCAAAACAACCCGAACCTCCCGTTCCTCgtccgcgaggccgagaagacgccggcgcgccttATTATGCGCATGG agcgcggcgctgagcgcgacgtggatATCAACGCCCTGGAGCCGCGTGCGATCGAGAAAAagatcgccgagctgctcaagtAA
- the DOM34 gene encoding Translation factor pelota (COG:J; BUSCO:EOG09262NB1; EggNog:ENOG503NUSJ) — MKIQGRHIERDGSGSVTVIPEGDEDLYHLYNLIQPEDLVRATAVRRVTSESSTGSTESHRVRLQLTISVTKLDFEMDGGAGMSNESAAPLGQITTDSASEASSAASTPFSSMVLGEAGNSTPATLSGASQGQPTLHISGRVAEENPHVRTGSFHTLDIEIQRKLTITKELWDKPNLDLLDESSEAGNSAEVGAVILGEGKAIVCLLTNHMTLVRQRIQVAMPRKRAGAGYGAASSGTAKLSERFNDQVYNAVIKLLSLPSMRVVLLASPGFWRESMYELLLAEATRRGEKLLSGAEGRRKLLKVHCATTHVHSLMDVLKSPEVSSQLQDTKFTRENQVLDKFLRTLSSDDLRAWYGERAIVLASQRGAIGTLLLSDAMLRNTHPQRRKQWVDLCEHVKSFGGDVVMFSSLHESGRQLNGLGGVAALLTYPLDLDLVEEEEAELAAEQET; from the exons ATGAAGATCCAGGGCCGCCAtatcgagcgcgacgggAGCGGCAGCGTCACCGTGATTCCCGAGGGCGA TGAGGACCTCTACCACCTCTACAACCTGATCCAGCCCGAGGACCTGGTCCGCGccacggccgtgcgccgcgtcacgtccgagtcgtcgaCCGGCTCGACCGAGTCGCACCGTGTGCGTCTGCAGCTCACCATCTCGGTCACCAAGCTCGACTTTGAGATGGACGGTGGCGCAGGCATGTCGAAcgagagcgcggcgcccctCGGCCAAATCACCACCGACAGCGCGAGCGAAGCGAGCTCtgcggcctcgacgccgttCAGCTCCAtggtcctcggcgaggcgggcaACAGCACGCCTGCGACGCTGAGTGGTGCCTCGCAGGGCCAACCGACGCTGCACATCTctgggcgcgtcgccgaagAGAATCCCCACGTACGCACCGGATCCTTCCACACCCTCGACATCGAGATCCAGCGCAAGCTTACCATCACGAAAGAGCTGTGGGACAAGCCCAACCTCGACCTCCTGGACGAGAGCAGCGAGGCAGGGAACTCTGCAGAGGTCGGCGCAGTGATCCTCGGCGAAGGCAAGGCGATCGTGTGCCTCTTGACGAACCACATgacgctcgtgcgccagcgcatccAGGTGGCAATGCCCCGCAAgcgtgccggcgcaggctacggagcggcgtcgagcggcacagCAAAGCTCTCGGAGCGCTTTAATGACCAGGTCTACAATGCAGTGATCAAGCTACTCTCGCTCCCGTCGATGCGTgtcgtgctcctcgcgTCGCCCGGCTTCTGGCGCGAGTCGATGTacgagctcctgctcgccgaggcgacgcgccgcggggaGAAGCTCCTGAGCGGTGCCGAAGggcggcgcaagctgctCAAGGTGCACTGCGCCACGACGCACGTCCACTCGCTTATGGACGTGCTCAAGTCGCCCGAAGTCTCGTCGCAGCTCCAGGATACCAAGTTTACGCGCGAGAACCAGGTGCTGGACAAGTTTCTGCGCACACTCTCGTCGGACGATTTGCGGGCGTGGTACGGCGAGCGGGCGATCGTGCTCGCGagccagcgcggcgcgatcggcacgctcctcctctCGGATgcgatgctgcgcaacACACAcccccagcgccgcaagcagTGGGTCGATCTATGCGAGCACGTCAAGTCGTTTGGCGGCGACGTCGTCATGTTTTCGTCGCTGCACGAAAGCGGGCGGCAGCTGAatggcctcggcggcgtcgcggcgctgctcaccTACCCGCTGGACTtggacctcgtcgaggaggaagaggcggagctcgcggcggagcaAGAGACATAG
- a CDS encoding uncharacterized protein (EggNog:ENOG503P6QB), whose product MQFGVRNVCYLRISAHTILTTVLYLDQRHVRWLNENPELWQRAVTELLRPRMRTLLAHPLPGADRAELCEADTFKLLFYFQEMDHTHGVLLKSKSLQFPGRAVPLDEADAPSNAAVPPRSDANPIVVKEEPLDDGAPLFIPESDEEHEEHEEHEEPSSDEDVKIKPKVKVSYAGFTIFGKEFVCVLEPTAAVLAADPALFHVEDDGTSGEERRQLQSRARVVWDAPAAGPARSQRQYGREERREDTPLFRGMTPADEL is encoded by the exons ATGCAGTTCGGCGTGCGGAATGTCTGCTACCTGCGGATATCCGCGCATACGATCCTCACGACGGTGCTGTACCTCGACCAGCGGCATGTGCGCTGGCTCAACGAGAACCCCGAGCTGTGGCAGCGTGCGGTGACCGAGCTGCTCCGGCCTCG CATGCGCACCCTCCTTGCCCACCCCCTCCCCGGCGCCGACAGGGCCGAGCTCTGCGAGGCAG ATACCTTTAAGCTGCTGTTCTACTTTCAAGAGATGGATCATACGCACGGCGTATTGCTcaag TCGAAATCGCTGCAGTTTCCAGGGCgtgccgtgccgctcgacgaggcggatgcGCCGTCGAACGCGGCCGTCCCACCGCGCTCCGATGCGAATCCCATCGTAGTCAAGGAggagccgctcgacgacggcgcgccgctctttATCCCAGAaagcgacgaggagcacgaGGAGCACGAGGAGCACGAGGAGCCCTCGTCGGATGAGGACGTGAAAATCAAGCCCAAGGTCAAGGTATCCTATGCGGGCTTTACCATCTTTGGAAAAGAGTTCGTGTGCGTGCTTGagccgacggcggcggtgctcgccgccgacccCGCCCTCTTTCACGTCGAGGACGATGGGACGtccggcgaggagcgccgccagctgcagtcgcgcgcgcgggtCGTGTGGGACGCGCCCGCGGCGGGGCCTGCGCGTTCCCAGCGGCAGTACGggcgcgaggagcggcgcgaagATACGCCGCTCTTTCGTGGTATGACGCCTGCCGACGAACTGTAA
- a CDS encoding uncharacterized protein (EggNog:ENOG503P6K3; COG:S) encodes MFWRGACLGRGVASPYVCRRTYATQRLPRIYRYWIDVHGQLFLYDTVPKNLTSCFKSVPFLNFFYARVQPTPTDAPRGTPPDVLTGEEEHWTADASRLAEILRAGGDSAAHEQGWQELWAALAGEGMTWLSKCQGEWNVIHAVDTPIVFRALSHEGVLSWAGDYTMPLDPSALLVHPVSGYLYHPSPPTPLKRAPPEPYGKYSLISSYVVLQHLVAGLDIDLECTDTLPSGRRSAGTLAWQGQTYTLGVLDPQADLPPQAPPHSVHCP; translated from the exons ATGTtttggcgcggcgcttgtcTCGGGCGGGGTGTGGCGAGTCCGTACGTGTGTAGGCGCACGtacgcgacgcagcgcttGCCTCGCATCTATCGCTACTGGATTGACGTGCACGGCCAG CTCTTTTTGTACGATACTGTCCCAAAGAACCTCACGTCGT GCTTCAAGTCGGTGCCGTTTCTCAACTTTTTCTatgcgcgcgtgcagccGACACCGACAGATGCtccgcgcggcacgccgcccgacgtgctcaccggcgaggaggagcacTGGACGGCCGACGCATCTCGTCTCGCCGAGATCCTGCGCGCCGGTGGCGACTctgccgcgcacgagcaggGGTGGCAGGAGCTGTGGGCGGCACTGGCCGGCGAGGGCATGACGTGGCTCAGCAAGTGCCAGGGCGAGTGGAATGTCATCCACGCGGTCGACACCCCGATCGTCTTTCGCGCGCTGTCGCACGAGG GTGTGCTTTCGTGGGCGGGCGACTATACGATGCCGCTGGACccctcggcgctgcttgTGCATCC TGTTTCCGGCTATCTCTACCACCCCTCTCCCCCAACGCCTCTCAAGCGCGCGCCTCCCGAGCCCTACGGCAAGTACAGCCTGATTTCGTCCTATgtcgtgctgcagcacctAGTCGCCGGCCTCGACATTGACCTCGAGTGCACCGacacgctgccgagcggccgGCGGTCGGCCGGCACACTTGCGTGGCAAGGACAGACCTATAcactcggcgtgctcgacccCCAGGCCGACCTCCCCCcccaggcgccgccgcataGTGTTCATTGTCCCTAG